Genomic segment of Colletotrichum destructivum chromosome 5, complete sequence:
CGCTAAAGGAGCCCATGCTGTCAAGCATCTCCCTGATGTTTAGGCGCCAGGCCTCGATCATGATGGTCAGGGCAAGCCTTTCCTTGGGAGATCCAATAACTTCCGGCCTCTGGAAGGGGGTCCAGGGGGTCTCGTCGCGGGCCCAATCGTACTGCGGCGCCTTCTCATCTGCAACCGCTGTCCGAGCCTTCGCGGTCTCGCGTGAAACATATGTCCTGAGCTGAGCAACTGTGAACCCGTTCACGAGCACCTCCAGCAGCCCATCGAACTCGCTCCGCAAGACGATGGGGTCGGTGGGACGGATATCGTCAACGTTGGCCAGAGCTATCTCCATCGTGAAgtccttctcgtccgccTCAATGGATTCTTGAATATCAAACTTGGGAACTGCAAGCTCTTCGACCGGCAGTCCCTTGACCGGCTTGATCTTCCCTCCCATCTCGCGCATGACGATCGTCCGGGCCTTCTTTCCTAGCATGCTAGCATTGAGGCTCTCAGACTGCAGGTAGACGCTGCCATGTCCTACGCGACGGCGCTCGCGGCGACCCGCAGGGTCCATGCCGACATAGTATCTGCTGACGAGGGGCCCGTCTCGCTTTATCGAttcgccagcagcagcaggctcgGTTCTGCTCGGGGCGCCATCTTCCGATGCCGCGGACTGCGAATGAGGGCTTGGCTGTGCCGGGGGGGACTCTTCTTTCGGAGTTGAAGATTCGGTCGGGGGAGGGTTGGTACTATTTTCGCTACTCAAAACATATGTCTTGCCATCTGATGCTGCCGAAAGCCGATCCCAAGGCGATGTGCTGGATAACCGTTGCTGAAGGGGCCCAGCTCGGTAAGGGGGTATTTGGAGCGAGCTGGAAGCTCTCGGTCGGTCAAGGAGTCGCAATTGACATCGCAAGCACACACTTCGAGCGTACGCTGCTCGGGAAATCATTGGTAGGAAAAGAAACCGCTGGACAATGCTTGCTTGAGTGTCATTCCAAGACGGTTTGCGACTCACACGATCCATAGCTCCCTAAATTTTGCGACGGGGACAGTGACTGATTAGATAAGAGATAAGATAAGAACGCGAAATAAAGTGCCCTATCTAAAATCGCGTCGCGCCAGTCTGAACCGCAATGTCACTTTGGCTTTGGGGAAATCAAGTCAATAGTCCAGCTTTGATTTCTAGTCTCAGCTTCACGATACTCTCAACTTTAAGAGAATACATTATTAAATACTATTCAGAGGATCTCAGATGCCTCCCTCGCagagaagacgacgacaggTGCGATCCATACCGATTGAAGACATAGTTGCGCACAATGGCTGACGTCGATCAggttgaggatgaagacTCAGAGGAGGAATCCAGATACTCCAGACAACGCCGAAGCCGCGAAGAGTCCCATGAAGATAACGAATCAGAAAATGACGCTGTAGACGCGGCTGTTAGTGCAGAAGATCAGCTCGCAAAGAAGCTTGTGCGCTATGCCCTGGCTTGCGAGTTCTCACGGACACCAATCCGTCGAGATGGAATCAAGGAGCGGGGTGAGAAACCATTCGGGGGAAAGCCTGCACGTTTTCGGCCGCAGCTGACATGCCGCTAGTTCTTGGAGACCAAGGTAGAGCCTTCAGGAAAGTCTTCGATCTGGCCCAATTGCAGCTTCGCACAGTTTGGGGCATGGAGCTGCAGGAACTCGCCGTTAGGGAAAAGTTCACAATGGCAGAGAAGCGCCAAGGCAAGTTCGGGGGAGACTTTGAAGCGTTTGCACATGAGCGACCTAACACCACATAGCATTAAAGTCCGGCTCTCAAGCCAAGACCAGTtccggcgtcttcgtcctctctACGACCCTCCCTGCCACCTACCGCACTcccgccatcatcgccccCTCGAAAGTGCCTTCCATTGAAACCGAGGCCTCGTACATAGGTTTTTACACCATGATTATAACGATCATCCTCGCCAGCGGGGGGGAGCTGTCGGAACAGAAGCTGCGGCGACATCTTAACCGCCTCAACGCTGAAGCCAACGTCGCATCGGAGAAGACGGAAGACGTGCTGAAGCGGATGCAGGCACAGGGGTACGTCGTGCGAAAAGTGCAGAAGAACGCAGCGACGCAGGCGCAGGACGGAGGCGAGGACATCACTTGGCTTGTCGGCCCACGCgggctcgaggaggtcggcaTCGGTGGGGCAGCCGGCCTGGTGCGTGCCGTCTACGGCGAGCAGG
This window contains:
- a CDS encoding Putative MAGE domain, melanoma-associated antigen, MAGE domain, winged helix WH1; this encodes MPPSQRRRRQVEDEDSEEESRYSRQRRSREESHEDNESENDAVDAAVSAEDQLAKKLVRYALACEFSRTPIRRDGIKERVLGDQGRAFRKVFDLAQLQLRTVWGMELQELAVREKFTMAEKRQALKSGSQAKTSSGVFVLSTTLPATYRTPAIIAPSKVPSIETEASYIGFYTMIITIILASGGELSEQKLRRHLNRLNAEANVASEKTEDVLKRMQAQGYVVRKVQKNAATQAQDGGEDITWLVGPRGLEEVGIGGAAGLVRAVYGEQADADLEKKITATFGIPSATDGEGDVDMSQAPEAGPSY